The following coding sequences lie in one Leucobacter allii genomic window:
- a CDS encoding glycoside hydrolase family 65 protein: MTPFDRAGAAGAEPETESRREFGEDPWRLVVDGIDPALAGQDETLFSLGNGYLGMRGNHEEGLPLGSHGTFVNGVHETWPIHHAEGAYGLAEHGQTIVNVPDAKTVRIYVDDERLNLASSDISEVRRTLDLRAGTLERTLLWLTPTGKRVRVETRRMVSFASRHLATLEMAVTVLDADAELTLSSLVVNRQDLGRVHTETPGADQGPGLTGAADPRKSEQLTERILDPGPTLHDGARSVLSYRVHDSGWGLGVGVDHDFDGGDGWRRRVETSPDRVRHMFQGVAARGRTVRLRKTVAYHSSATAGLSEVIDRCVHTLESVAAEPAEARWTAQRRFLDAFWERSDVRVEAEAGVQQAIRWALFQLAQASARADGRGIPAKGVTGSGYSGHYFWDSEIYVLPFLTYTSPFWARNALRAREGMLPKARLRAATLSEDGALFPWRTINGEEASAYYAAGTAAYHINADISYALARYVGATGDLAFLVQGACDIPVETARLWASLGFWNTDADGERRFHIHGVTGPDEYTTVVNDNLFTNVMARFNLRFAVEVVRRLEREAPGAHAELVARVGLRPDEADAWEAAADGMSIPFSEELGIHPQDAHFLEREVWDLAATPPEQKPLLLHFHPLVIYRFQVLKQADVVLALLLASDEFGREAKRRDFEYYDALTTGDSTLSAVVQSIVAAEVGYRELAYRYFDHALRVDLDDLHRNSSDGVHIASAGGVWMTLVQGFAGMRDAGRRLSFDPRLPAHWGRLEFPLAWRGQRLLVTLEPQRIRFALEEGEEPVALSVRGEAVEVRAGRPVEVPLADQGPELGPFSGLSAGILPREGDTGAIPLAYGEVPVVTTSIPTRAPLG, from the coding sequence GTGACGCCGTTCGACCGCGCGGGTGCCGCCGGCGCCGAGCCGGAGACCGAGAGCCGGCGCGAGTTCGGGGAGGACCCCTGGCGGCTCGTCGTCGACGGCATCGATCCCGCGCTCGCGGGACAGGACGAAACGCTCTTCTCCCTCGGCAACGGCTACCTCGGCATGCGCGGCAACCACGAGGAGGGGCTGCCCCTCGGCAGCCACGGCACTTTCGTGAACGGCGTGCACGAGACCTGGCCGATCCACCACGCGGAGGGCGCCTACGGGCTCGCCGAGCACGGGCAGACGATCGTGAACGTCCCCGACGCGAAGACCGTCAGGATCTACGTCGACGACGAGCGGCTGAACCTCGCCTCCTCCGACATCTCGGAGGTGCGCCGCACGCTCGATCTGCGCGCCGGCACCCTCGAGCGCACGCTGCTGTGGTTGACGCCGACCGGCAAGCGGGTGCGCGTGGAGACCCGCCGCATGGTCTCCTTCGCATCGCGCCACCTCGCGACCCTGGAGATGGCGGTGACCGTGCTCGACGCCGACGCGGAGCTCACCCTCAGCAGCCTCGTCGTCAATCGGCAGGACCTCGGCCGGGTGCACACGGAGACGCCCGGCGCCGATCAGGGCCCCGGACTCACCGGCGCCGCGGACCCCCGTAAGAGCGAGCAGCTCACGGAGCGGATCCTCGATCCCGGACCGACGCTCCACGACGGCGCGCGCAGCGTGCTCAGCTACCGGGTCCACGACTCGGGCTGGGGGCTCGGCGTCGGCGTCGACCACGACTTCGACGGCGGGGACGGCTGGCGCCGCCGCGTGGAGACCTCGCCGGACCGCGTGCGCCACATGTTCCAGGGCGTCGCCGCGCGCGGGCGCACCGTGCGGCTGCGCAAGACGGTCGCCTACCACTCCTCGGCGACCGCCGGGCTCAGCGAGGTCATCGATCGCTGCGTGCACACGCTCGAGTCCGTCGCAGCCGAGCCCGCGGAGGCGCGGTGGACGGCGCAGCGGCGCTTCCTCGACGCGTTCTGGGAGCGCAGCGACGTCCGCGTCGAGGCCGAGGCCGGCGTGCAGCAGGCGATCCGCTGGGCGCTCTTCCAACTGGCGCAGGCCTCGGCGCGCGCCGACGGCCGCGGCATCCCCGCGAAAGGCGTCACCGGTTCGGGCTACAGCGGGCACTACTTCTGGGACTCCGAGATCTACGTGCTCCCCTTCCTCACCTACACCTCGCCGTTCTGGGCGCGCAACGCGCTCCGCGCGCGGGAGGGCATGCTCCCGAAGGCGCGCCTGCGCGCGGCCACGCTGAGCGAGGACGGGGCGCTCTTCCCCTGGCGCACGATCAACGGCGAGGAGGCGAGCGCCTACTACGCCGCGGGCACGGCCGCGTACCACATCAACGCCGACATCAGCTACGCCCTCGCCCGCTACGTCGGGGCGACCGGGGACCTCGCCTTCCTCGTCCAGGGCGCCTGCGACATCCCGGTCGAGACCGCGAGGCTCTGGGCCAGCCTCGGGTTCTGGAACACCGACGCCGACGGCGAGCGCCGCTTCCACATCCACGGCGTGACCGGCCCGGATGAGTACACGACGGTCGTGAACGACAACCTCTTCACCAACGTCATGGCGCGCTTCAACCTGCGCTTCGCGGTGGAGGTGGTGCGGCGGCTCGAACGCGAGGCCCCCGGGGCCCACGCCGAGCTCGTCGCCCGCGTCGGACTGCGGCCGGACGAGGCCGATGCGTGGGAGGCCGCCGCCGACGGCATGAGCATCCCATTCTCCGAGGAGCTCGGGATCCATCCGCAGGACGCCCACTTCCTTGAGCGGGAGGTGTGGGATCTCGCGGCGACCCCGCCCGAGCAGAAGCCGCTGCTGCTGCACTTCCACCCCCTCGTCATCTACCGCTTCCAGGTGCTCAAGCAGGCGGACGTGGTGCTCGCGCTGCTGCTCGCGAGCGACGAGTTCGGCCGCGAGGCGAAGCGCCGGGACTTCGAGTACTACGACGCCCTCACCACGGGGGACTCCACGCTCTCGGCCGTCGTGCAGTCCATCGTCGCCGCGGAGGTCGGCTACCGCGAGCTCGCCTACCGCTACTTCGACCACGCGCTGCGCGTCGACCTCGACGACCTGCACCGCAACTCGTCCGACGGCGTGCACATCGCCTCGGCCGGCGGGGTGTGGATGACCCTCGTCCAGGGCTTCGCGGGGATGCGCGACGCGGGCAGGCGGCTCAGCTTCGACCCCCGGCTCCCCGCGCACTGGGGTCGCCTGGAGTTCCCGCTCGCCTGGCGCGGGCAGCGACTGCTCGTGACCCTCGAACCGCAGCGCATCCGCTTCGCGCTGGAGGAGGGGGAGGAGCCCGTGGCGCTCAGCGTGCGCGGCGAAGCCGTCGAGGTGCGCGCCGGTCGGCCCGTCGAGGTGCCGCTCGCCGACCAGGGGCCCGAGCTCGGGCCGTTCTCGGGGCTCTCCGCAGGCATCCTGCCGCGGGAGGGCGACACCGGGGCCATCCCGCTGGCCTACGGGGAGGTGCCGGTCGTCACCACCTCGATCCCCACCCGCGCGCCCCTCGGCTGA
- the fdxA gene encoding ferredoxin, whose protein sequence is MTYVIALPCVDVKDRACVDECPVDCIYEGERSLYIHPDECVDCGACEPVCPVEAIYYEDDLPEEWADYYKANVEFFDEIGSPGGAAKTGAYDFDHPIIAALPPQGE, encoded by the coding sequence GTGACCTATGTGATCGCTCTCCCGTGCGTCGACGTGAAGGATCGCGCCTGCGTGGACGAGTGCCCGGTCGACTGCATCTACGAGGGCGAGCGCTCGCTCTACATCCACCCGGACGAGTGCGTCGACTGCGGCGCCTGCGAGCCGGTGTGCCCGGTCGAGGCGATCTACTACGAGGACGATCTGCCAGAGGAGTGGGCGGACTACTACAAGGCGAACGTCGAGTTCTTCGACGAGATCGGTTCGCCGGGCGGCGCCGCGAAGACCGGCGCGTACGACTTCGACCATCCGATCATCGCGGCGCTCCCGCCGCAGGGGGAGTAG
- a CDS encoding HAD family hydrolase has protein sequence MPTAEPRPQHPLTAPAWTDVDVVLFDLDGVITPTVELHRRAWAETFDELFAGLALPPYREEEYFASLDGRSRFAGVRSLLESRGVSLPEGAADDHGLTSVIGIGNRKNAAFTRVLSRDGIAPYPGSLRLLDRLAELGVPLGLVSSSRNALPVLRAAGLEERFTVVVDGVTAEREGLPGKPAPDTFLRAAAALGSPPARAAVFEDAESGTAAARAGGFGLVVGVDRGAGRAALIAAGADTVVDDLEEMLP, from the coding sequence GTGCCGACTGCAGAACCGCGACCCCAGCACCCCCTGACCGCCCCCGCCTGGACGGACGTCGACGTCGTGCTCTTCGACCTCGACGGCGTCATCACGCCCACCGTCGAGCTGCATCGCCGGGCCTGGGCGGAGACGTTCGACGAGCTCTTCGCGGGACTCGCGCTCCCGCCCTACCGCGAGGAGGAGTACTTCGCGTCCCTCGACGGTCGCAGCCGCTTCGCCGGCGTGCGGAGCCTGCTCGAGTCGCGCGGCGTCTCGCTGCCCGAGGGCGCCGCGGACGATCACGGCCTCACGAGCGTGATCGGGATCGGCAACCGCAAGAACGCGGCGTTCACCCGCGTGCTCTCCCGCGACGGCATCGCCCCGTACCCGGGTTCGCTCCGCCTGCTCGACCGGCTCGCGGAGCTCGGCGTGCCGCTCGGCCTCGTCTCGTCCTCGCGCAACGCCCTGCCGGTGCTGCGCGCCGCGGGGCTCGAGGAGCGCTTCACGGTGGTCGTCGACGGCGTCACGGCGGAACGCGAGGGGCTCCCGGGGAAGCCCGCACCCGACACCTTCCTGCGCGCGGCCGCCGCGCTCGGCTCCCCGCCCGCGCGCGCCGCCGTGTTCGAGGACGCGGAATCCGGCACGGCCGCCGCCCGCGCCGGCGGCTTCGGCCTCGTCGTCGGGGTGGATCGCGGCGCCGGGCGCGCCGCCCTCATCGCCGCGGGCGCCGACACCGTCGTCGACGATCTCGAGGAGATGCTGCCGTGA
- a CDS encoding prepilin peptidase: MTGVGILQGAALGLYAAAGAALAVADVRARRIPDRILLPALAAVLLLLAAAVAAGAWSGEPERSFAAWGAAVLGRTLGGAAAGFAALLAAALLGGGSGTIGGSGPIGGGDVKLAALVGAVLGHFGGWPALGAGFALGCGIAAVWALPGILRGRRSATIPFAPCLLLGSWIALAFALLGGRG; the protein is encoded by the coding sequence ATGACGGGGGTCGGGATCCTCCAGGGCGCCGCGCTCGGCCTGTACGCGGCTGCGGGGGCCGCGCTCGCCGTCGCGGACGTCCGCGCACGGCGGATCCCCGACCGCATCCTGCTGCCCGCGCTCGCCGCGGTGCTGCTCCTGCTCGCGGCGGCCGTCGCCGCCGGCGCGTGGTCGGGGGAGCCGGAGCGCTCCTTCGCGGCGTGGGGCGCCGCCGTGCTCGGCCGGACGCTCGGCGGCGCGGCCGCGGGCTTCGCCGCGCTGCTCGCAGCCGCGCTGCTCGGCGGCGGCTCGGGCACGATCGGCGGCTCGGGCCCGATCGGCGGCGGCGACGTGAAGCTCGCGGCGCTCGTCGGCGCGGTGCTCGGGCACTTCGGCGGCTGGCCGGCGCTCGGGGCCGGTTTCGCGCTCGGCTGCGGGATCGCGGCGGTGTGGGCGCTGCCCGGGATCCTGCGCGGGCGCCGCTCCGCCACGATCCCCTTCGCCCCCTGCCTGCTCCTCGGCAGCTGGATCGCGCTCGCCTTCGCCCTGCTCGGCGGGCGCGGCTGA